The Xanthomonas sp. DAR 34887 genome has a segment encoding these proteins:
- a CDS encoding aminotransferase class V-fold PLP-dependent enzyme, producing MSASAAGAAAPAGVFDLTEAAQAFVLPEEVRYLDTASKGPRLASVLAAGQAALADSIAPWTLSFDAWRAQIETLRGLAAATLFEGDVDGVAMLPSAAYGLATAARQLPLAAGEAVLLLDGQFPSNLLLWQQRCAETGAHLAVVRRGEHQDWTDAVLAALDAEPRVRIASLPNAYWRDGALLDLDRIAARVHAAGAALVLDLSQSLGVLPARLAAWRPDFVVAVGHKWLLGPMGLAWLWAAPHWRAHGVPIEHHWQARDSGADWHFPVEAPPPFRTGARRFDAGGVTEPLRLAMASAALQQLQHWQPARIAARLGALGAAFEDELQAQGAGDWTVPGHAPHLGALRPPAAAMQALLPWLQRAKVICTHRHGALRIAPYLQLTPEAMRGLGREMVAAARG from the coding sequence ATGTCCGCATCCGCGGCCGGCGCCGCCGCGCCGGCCGGCGTGTTCGACCTCACCGAGGCGGCGCAGGCCTTTGTTCTCCCCGAGGAAGTGCGCTACCTGGATACCGCCAGCAAAGGCCCGCGGCTGGCCAGTGTGCTGGCTGCCGGACAGGCGGCGCTGGCCGATTCGATCGCGCCGTGGACGCTGTCCTTCGATGCCTGGCGCGCGCAGATCGAGACCCTGCGCGGCCTGGCCGCCGCCACGCTGTTCGAAGGCGACGTGGACGGCGTGGCGATGTTGCCCTCGGCCGCCTACGGTCTGGCCACCGCGGCGCGGCAATTGCCGCTGGCGGCCGGCGAGGCGGTGTTGCTGCTCGACGGCCAGTTCCCGTCGAACCTGTTGCTGTGGCAGCAGCGCTGCGCCGAGACCGGGGCGCATCTGGCAGTAGTGCGGCGCGGCGAGCACCAGGACTGGACCGACGCGGTGCTGGCGGCCCTGGACGCGGAGCCGCGGGTGCGGATCGCCAGCCTGCCCAATGCCTACTGGCGCGACGGCGCGCTGCTGGACCTGGATCGCATCGCCGCGCGCGTGCATGCGGCGGGCGCGGCGCTGGTGCTGGACCTGAGCCAGAGCCTGGGCGTGCTGCCGGCGCGGCTGGCGGCGTGGCGGCCGGACTTCGTGGTGGCGGTGGGGCACAAGTGGCTGCTCGGACCGATGGGGCTGGCCTGGCTATGGGCGGCGCCGCACTGGCGCGCGCATGGCGTGCCGATCGAACACCATTGGCAGGCCCGCGATTCCGGCGCCGACTGGCACTTCCCGGTCGAGGCGCCGCCGCCGTTCCGCACCGGCGCGCGCCGCTTCGATGCCGGCGGCGTGACCGAACCGCTGCGGCTGGCGATGGCCAGCGCGGCGCTGCAGCAGCTGCAGCACTGGCAGCCGGCGCGGATCGCGGCGCGGCTGGGCGCGCTCGGTGCAGCGTTCGAGGACGAATTGCAGGCGCAGGGCGCCGGCGACTGGACGGTGCCCGGGCACGCGCCGCACCTCGGCGCGCTGCGCCCGCCTGCCGCGGCGATGCAGGCCTTGCTGCCGTGGCTGCAGCGCGCGAAGGTGATCTGCACGCATCGCCACGGTGCATTGCGCATCGCGCCGTATCTGCAGCTGACGCCAGAGGCGATGCGTGGGTTGGGGCGCGAGATGGTCGCTGCGGCGCGCGGGTGA
- a CDS encoding glycine betaine ABC transporter substrate-binding protein translates to MRRRAAARLVLAAALVLPACGAAAAPEKVVVGSKNFTEAVVLGEIAAGAGRQAGVDVEHRRQLGGTRILWRALEQGSIDAYAEYTGTLATELLHLPDADDAALRRALAQRGLAMSAPLGFDNTYAFGMRRQRAQALGIARISDLAAHPSLKLGLSNEFVSRADGWPGVRDAYGLPQTPTGLDHDLAYRALDSGAIDITDLYSTDAEIPAHDLLVLQDDRRYFPRYAAVFLYRGDLAQRAPRFVQALEGLGGRIDAATMQRLNAEAKLDKRAESAIAAQWLGVAAPAQDTRPTRLLQRTREHLALVGLSLGLALLVALPLGIVAAHRPRLGQVVLSLTGVLQTLPSLAVFVFMIPLFGIGAKPAIAALFLYSLLPIVRNTHAGLTGIARELRETAAAIGLPPGTRLWRIELPLALRTILAGIKTAAVINVGTATLGALIGAGGYGQPILTGIRLDDIGLILEGAVPAAALALLVQAVFEGLERWLTPRGLRLAARR, encoded by the coding sequence CTGCGGCGCCGCGCGGCGGCACGGTTGGTGCTCGCGGCGGCGCTCGTCCTGCCCGCCTGCGGCGCCGCGGCAGCGCCGGAGAAGGTGGTGGTGGGCTCGAAGAACTTCACCGAGGCGGTGGTGCTGGGCGAGATCGCCGCCGGCGCCGGGCGCCAGGCCGGCGTGGACGTCGAACACCGCCGCCAACTCGGCGGCACCCGAATCCTGTGGCGCGCACTGGAGCAGGGATCGATCGACGCCTACGCCGAATACACCGGCACCCTGGCGACCGAATTGCTGCACCTGCCCGATGCTGACGATGCCGCGCTGCGCCGGGCCCTGGCGCAGCGCGGCCTGGCGATGAGCGCGCCGCTGGGCTTCGACAACACCTATGCGTTCGGCATGCGCCGGCAGCGCGCGCAGGCGCTGGGCATCGCCCGCATCTCCGACCTGGCCGCGCATCCGTCGCTGAAGCTCGGACTCAGCAACGAGTTCGTATCGCGCGCCGACGGTTGGCCCGGGGTGCGCGATGCCTACGGGCTGCCGCAGACGCCGACCGGGTTGGACCACGACCTGGCCTACCGCGCGCTGGACAGCGGCGCGATCGACATCACCGACCTGTACAGCACCGACGCCGAGATCCCGGCCCACGACCTGCTGGTGCTGCAGGACGACCGCCGCTACTTTCCGCGCTACGCCGCGGTGTTCCTGTACCGCGGCGACCTGGCGCAGCGCGCGCCGCGGTTCGTGCAGGCGCTGGAAGGCCTGGGTGGACGCATCGACGCGGCGACGATGCAGCGGCTCAATGCCGAGGCGAAGCTGGACAAGCGCGCCGAAAGCGCGATCGCCGCGCAGTGGCTGGGCGTCGCCGCACCGGCGCAGGACACCCGGCCGACGCGCCTGCTGCAACGCACCCGCGAACACCTGGCGCTGGTCGGCCTGTCGCTGGGCCTTGCCCTGCTGGTGGCGCTGCCGCTGGGCATCGTGGCAGCGCATCGGCCGCGGCTCGGCCAGGTGGTGCTGTCGCTGACCGGGGTGCTGCAGACGCTGCCGTCGCTGGCGGTGTTCGTGTTCATGATTCCGCTGTTCGGCATCGGCGCCAAGCCGGCGATCGCCGCGCTGTTCCTGTACAGCCTGCTGCCGATCGTGCGCAACACCCATGCGGGCCTGACCGGCATCGCCCGCGAACTGCGCGAGACCGCTGCGGCGATCGGCCTGCCGCCGGGCACGCGGCTGTGGCGGATCGAGTTGCCGCTGGCCTTGCGCACCATCCTGGCCGGGATCAAGACCGCGGCGGTGATCAATGTCGGCACCGCCACATTGGGCGCGCTGATCGGTGCCGGCGGCTACGGCCAGCCGATCCTCACCGGCATCCGCCTGGACGACATCGGCCTGATCCTGGAAGGCGCGGTGCCGGCGGCCGCGCTGGCGCTGCTGGTGCAGGCGGTGTTCGAGGGCCTGGAGCGCTGGCTGACCCCGCGCGGCCTGCGCCTGGCGGCGCGGCGCTGA
- a CDS encoding ATP-binding cassette domain-containing protein: MFELHRVTRRYSDALALDRVDLRIAAGRTTALIGPSGAGKSSALRMLLGLEWPDAGEVRFQGEPLRRDTLLAQRRRIGYVIQEGGLFPHLSARDNAALLARTLGWARPRIDARLRELAALCRLPEALLARYPAELSGGQRQRVGLIRALLLDPPVLLLDEPLGALDPIVRHELQTQMRELFALLGKTVVLVTHDVAEAAYLGDTLVLMRNGRIVQEGSVRELLDAPAEPFVGQFLHAQRTLEDAR, from the coding sequence ATGTTCGAACTGCATCGGGTCACCCGCCGCTATAGCGACGCACTTGCGCTGGACCGGGTCGATCTGCGCATCGCCGCCGGTCGCACCACCGCGCTGATCGGCCCCAGCGGCGCCGGCAAGTCCAGCGCGCTGCGCATGCTGCTCGGGCTGGAATGGCCGGACGCCGGCGAGGTCCGCTTCCAGGGCGAACCGCTGCGCCGGGACACCTTGTTGGCGCAGCGCCGCCGCATCGGCTACGTGATCCAGGAAGGCGGGCTGTTCCCGCATCTGAGTGCGCGCGACAACGCCGCCCTGCTCGCCCGGACGCTGGGCTGGGCGCGACCGCGGATCGACGCGCGCCTGCGCGAACTGGCCGCGCTGTGCCGCCTGCCCGAGGCCTTGCTGGCGCGTTATCCGGCCGAACTGTCCGGCGGCCAGCGCCAGCGCGTCGGCCTGATCCGCGCGCTGCTGCTGGACCCGCCGGTGCTGCTGCTGGACGAACCGCTGGGCGCGCTCGATCCGATCGTGCGCCACGAACTGCAGACGCAGATGCGCGAACTGTTCGCGCTGCTCGGCAAGACCGTGGTGCTGGTGACCCACGACGTCGCCGAGGCCGCCTACCTGGGCGACACCCTGGTGCTGATGCGCAACGGCCGCATCGTGCAGGAAGGCAGCGTGCGCGAGCTGCTGGACGCGCCCGCGGAACCGTTCGTCGGCCAGTTCCTGCACGCGCAGCGCACGCTGGAGGATGCGCGGTGA
- a CDS encoding glycosyl hydrolase 53 family protein, translated as MFRFPAAMLSLSLALGTALPAGAAEPAIVFGVNGHDDRPAYPLSQSEAVFQLLDQRNLRSYRFDVDPRNFAVLDRLVPLARRYGIALRPMVYPMSREIGYQLARRYAADIKLWEIGNEQDYSRDGAQARIDAMTEMYRGMKQASDELGAGLEFTINITACNSDDQSANARCPGDRRGSLWFLDMAKASGFDFDHISFHYYPFYQDRGYWMDLYLGQMRGAAQKYGGKVFFNEVNCADVYIGNTDGGHAGDGACYDSVAQIVRTLQSDYADVVAEINLYELLDQPNLQGVESHFGLMYDLARPKPTLQLLTDSAD; from the coding sequence ATGTTCCGTTTTCCCGCCGCCATGCTGAGTTTGTCGCTCGCCCTCGGCACCGCCCTGCCGGCCGGCGCCGCCGAGCCGGCCATCGTGTTCGGCGTCAACGGCCACGACGACCGCCCCGCCTATCCGCTGAGCCAGTCCGAGGCGGTGTTCCAGTTGCTCGACCAACGCAACCTGCGCAGCTACCGCTTCGACGTGGATCCGCGCAACTTCGCCGTGCTCGATCGGCTGGTGCCGCTGGCGCGGCGCTACGGCATCGCGCTGCGGCCGATGGTGTACCCGATGTCGCGCGAGATCGGCTACCAGCTGGCGCGGCGCTATGCGGCCGACATCAAACTGTGGGAGATCGGTAACGAGCAGGACTACAGCCGCGACGGCGCACAGGCGCGCATCGATGCGATGACAGAGATGTACCGTGGCATGAAGCAGGCCTCGGACGAACTCGGCGCCGGCCTGGAATTCACCATCAACATCACCGCCTGCAACAGCGACGACCAGTCGGCCAACGCGCGTTGCCCCGGCGACCGCCGCGGCTCGCTGTGGTTCCTGGACATGGCCAAGGCCTCCGGCTTCGATTTCGACCACATCAGCTTCCACTACTACCCGTTCTATCAAGATCGCGGCTACTGGATGGACCTGTATCTGGGGCAGATGCGCGGCGCGGCGCAGAAGTACGGCGGCAAGGTGTTCTTCAACGAGGTCAACTGCGCCGACGTGTACATCGGCAACACCGACGGCGGGCATGCCGGCGACGGCGCCTGCTACGACAGCGTGGCGCAGATCGTGCGCACGCTGCAGAGCGACTACGCCGACGTGGTCGCCGAGATCAATCTCTACGAACTGCTCGACCAGCCCAACCTGCAGGGCGTGGAAAGCCACTTCGGCCTGATGTACGACCTGGCGCGGCCGAAGCCGACGCTGCAGCTGCTGACCGATTCCGCCGATTGA
- a CDS encoding outer membrane protein assembly factor BamD, with the protein MIRRSVPLSAHVRFIALMLVMVVVATGCHRQKNKNPEEGMPVEQLYQKAHTQMETGNWAGAEGSFKRLIAQYPYGQYTEQAMIESAYAQYKAGKHDDAVSSIDRFIRTYPTHRNISYMYYLRGLSNSNRDTVFLRRVWSLDPSRRDLSTPQQAYADFNIVAERYPNSRYAADARQRMIALRNVFAQHELDNALYYLRRNAWVSAAGRATYLLETYPQSAYQYDAVAVLADAYTHLGNKPLADDARRVLELNDPQHPWLTGHWPKYPWMIRKLNPFAGEKSAATGQSNSKMAN; encoded by the coding sequence ATGATCCGACGCTCCGTCCCGCTCTCCGCGCACGTCCGTTTCATCGCCCTGATGCTGGTCATGGTCGTCGTGGCAACGGGTTGCCACCGCCAGAAGAACAAGAATCCCGAAGAAGGGATGCCGGTGGAGCAGCTGTACCAGAAGGCGCACACGCAGATGGAGACCGGCAACTGGGCCGGCGCCGAGGGCAGCTTCAAGCGCCTGATCGCGCAGTACCCCTACGGCCAGTACACCGAGCAGGCGATGATCGAGAGCGCCTACGCCCAGTACAAGGCCGGCAAGCACGACGACGCGGTGTCCAGCATCGACCGCTTCATCCGCACCTACCCGACCCACCGCAACATCTCCTACATGTACTACCTGCGCGGGTTGTCCAACTCCAACCGCGACACGGTGTTCCTGCGCCGGGTGTGGTCGCTGGACCCGAGCCGCCGCGACCTGTCCACGCCGCAGCAGGCCTACGCCGACTTCAACATCGTCGCCGAGCGCTATCCGAACAGCCGCTACGCCGCCGACGCGCGCCAGCGCATGATCGCGCTGCGCAACGTGTTCGCCCAGCACGAACTGGACAACGCGCTGTACTACCTGCGCCGCAACGCCTGGGTGTCGGCCGCCGGCCGCGCCACCTACCTGCTGGAAACCTACCCGCAGAGCGCCTACCAGTACGACGCGGTGGCGGTGCTGGCCGATGCCTACACCCACCTGGGCAACAAGCCGCTGGCCGACGATGCGCGCCGGGTGCTGGAACTCAACGATCCGCAGCATCCGTGGCTGACCGGCCACTGGCCGAAGTACCCGTGGATGATCCGCAAGCTGAATCCGTTCGCCGGCGAAAAGTCCGCCGCCACCGGGCAGTCGAACTCGAAGATGGCCAACTGA
- the rluD gene encoding 23S rRNA pseudouridine(1911/1915/1917) synthase RluD: protein MPNTLPDTPEDDASDGPRQARVPDHAAGRRFDAVLAELFPEFSRSRLAEWIKSGDALLDGAPARPRDALRGGEIASLHAVLETQTHALPEDIPLEVLFEDDQVIVLNKPAGLVVHPGAGNPSGTLVNALLYRDPSLAALPRAGIVHRLDKDTSGAMVVARTLPAHTSLVAQLSARDVHRQYLAVVAGPLVSGGTANAPIDRHPRDRLRMAVREDGRDAVTHYRLRERFRAHTALECRLETGRTHQIRVHMAHLKHPIIGDPLYGGPLKLPKGATEELIAELRGFKRQALHAETLEFKHPTHGEPVRATAAVPADMLRLLSALRTDSRLAAEQARR, encoded by the coding sequence ATGCCCAATACCCTCCCGGACACCCCTGAGGACGACGCTTCCGACGGCCCGCGCCAGGCGCGCGTGCCCGACCACGCCGCCGGCCGCCGCTTCGATGCGGTCCTGGCCGAGCTGTTTCCCGAGTTCTCGCGCTCGCGCCTGGCCGAATGGATCAAGTCCGGCGACGCGCTGCTGGACGGGGCCCCGGCGCGGCCGCGCGACGCCCTGCGCGGCGGCGAGATCGCCAGCCTGCATGCGGTGCTGGAGACCCAGACCCATGCGCTGCCGGAAGACATCCCGCTGGAGGTGCTGTTCGAGGACGACCAGGTCATCGTGCTGAACAAGCCGGCCGGGCTGGTCGTGCATCCCGGCGCCGGCAACCCCAGCGGCACCCTGGTCAATGCGCTGCTGTACCGCGATCCGTCGCTGGCGGCGCTGCCGCGCGCGGGCATCGTGCACCGCCTGGACAAGGACACCAGCGGCGCCATGGTGGTGGCGCGGACCCTGCCGGCGCACACCTCGCTGGTGGCGCAGCTGTCGGCGCGCGACGTGCACCGCCAGTACCTGGCAGTGGTGGCCGGGCCGCTGGTCTCCGGCGGCACCGCCAATGCGCCGATCGACCGCCACCCGCGCGACCGGCTGCGCATGGCGGTGCGCGAGGACGGCCGCGACGCGGTCACCCATTACCGGCTGCGCGAGCGCTTCCGCGCGCATACCGCGCTGGAATGCCGCCTGGAGACCGGGCGTACCCACCAGATCCGCGTGCACATGGCGCACCTGAAGCACCCGATCATCGGCGACCCGCTGTACGGCGGCCCGCTGAAGCTGCCCAAGGGCGCGACCGAGGAACTGATCGCCGAATTGCGCGGTTTCAAGCGCCAGGCGTTGCACGCCGAGACGCTGGAATTCAAGCACCCCACCCATGGCGAGCCGGTGCGGGCCACCGCCGCGGTGCCGGCCGACATGTTGCGCCTGCTGTCTGCGCTGCGCACCGATTCGCGGCTGGCCGCCGAGCAGGCGCGGCGCTGA
- the pgeF gene encoding peptidoglycan editing factor PgeF, which produces MTDFALAADWPAAPRVHALTTLRTGAGASSPPFDRFNLGNRSAADGDDPATVQRNRDELAARLALPSPPHWLRQVHGVQVLRFERPPAAAGIDAEPTADAAVTAVPGVVLAILTADCLPVTFAARDGSEVGAAHAGWQGLAGGVLEATAAALHTPPAQLQAWLGPAAGPQAYEIGENVRDAFLGHDPAAASAFVATRPGHWRVDLYALARQRLAAAGIDPAQVHGGGLCTISDAQRFFSYRRDRRSGRMATLAWIAD; this is translated from the coding sequence ATGACCGACTTCGCCCTGGCCGCCGACTGGCCGGCAGCGCCGCGAGTGCATGCGCTGACCACGTTGCGCACCGGCGCCGGCGCGTCGTCGCCGCCGTTCGACCGGTTCAACCTGGGCAACCGCAGCGCGGCCGACGGCGACGATCCGGCCACGGTGCAGCGCAACCGCGACGAACTCGCCGCGCGCCTGGCGCTGCCGTCGCCGCCGCACTGGTTGCGGCAGGTGCACGGGGTGCAGGTGTTGCGTTTCGAGCGGCCGCCGGCCGCGGCCGGCATCGACGCCGAGCCGACCGCCGATGCCGCGGTGACCGCGGTGCCCGGGGTGGTGTTGGCGATCCTGACCGCCGATTGCCTGCCGGTGACCTTCGCCGCCCGCGACGGCAGCGAAGTCGGGGCCGCGCATGCCGGCTGGCAGGGCCTGGCCGGCGGCGTGCTGGAAGCCACCGCCGCCGCGTTACATACCCCGCCGGCGCAGCTGCAGGCCTGGCTGGGCCCGGCCGCCGGGCCGCAGGCGTACGAGATCGGCGAGAACGTGCGCGATGCCTTCCTCGGCCACGATCCGGCCGCGGCCAGCGCCTTCGTCGCCACCCGCCCGGGCCACTGGCGGGTGGACCTGTATGCGCTGGCGCGGCAACGCCTTGCCGCCGCCGGCATCGACCCGGCGCAGGTGCATGGCGGCGGGCTGTGCACGATTTCCGACGCGCAGCGCTTCTTTTCCTATCGCCGCGACCGCCGCAGCGGCCGCATGGCGACGCTGGCATGGATCGCGGACTGA
- a CDS encoding DUF4166 domain-containing protein yields the protein MDRGLSTPLFAQLLGPGFARLPPALRALHSVPQRQRYVGHAEVRRGRHPLLPLCAWLARLPPASAALPIEVTFSADAQGERWQRRFGTHAMPSRLWLQDGRLRERLGAVEFEFALRVEGAAIVWSATRAWAFGVLPLPRHWLAGVHCRESERDGRYAFLVDVALPWIGPFIRYEGWLEPA from the coding sequence ATGGATCGCGGACTGAGCACGCCGCTGTTCGCGCAGCTGCTGGGGCCGGGCTTCGCGCGGCTGCCGCCGGCGCTGCGCGCGCTGCATTCGGTGCCGCAGCGGCAGCGTTACGTCGGCCATGCCGAGGTGCGCCGCGGGCGGCATCCGTTGCTGCCGCTGTGCGCATGGCTGGCGCGTCTGCCGCCGGCCAGCGCCGCGCTGCCGATCGAGGTGACCTTCAGCGCCGACGCGCAGGGCGAGCGCTGGCAGCGCCGTTTCGGCACCCACGCGATGCCGTCGCGGCTGTGGCTGCAGGACGGGCGGCTGCGCGAGCGCCTGGGTGCGGTCGAATTCGAATTCGCGCTGCGCGTGGAGGGCGCCGCGATCGTCTGGAGCGCCACGCGCGCCTGGGCGTTCGGCGTACTGCCGTTGCCGCGGCACTGGCTGGCCGGTGTGCACTGCCGCGAATCCGAACGCGACGGCCGCTATGCGTTCCTGGTCGACGTGGCGCTGCCGTGGATCGGTCCGTTCATCCGTTACGAGGGCTGGCTTGAACCGGCCTGA
- a CDS encoding thiol-disulfide oxidoreductase DCC family protein produces MNRPEPARDATPAAAADSAIVVFDGVCLLCSRWVRFLLRFDRRGRYRFASIQSASGRALLVRHGLDPDDPLSFLLLTPQRAWTDSDAAIGVIAGLGGAWRVVAVLRLLPRRWRDAAYRVLARNRYRWFGTSTQCFLPDPQQRSRFLE; encoded by the coding sequence TTGAACCGGCCTGAGCCCGCGCGCGACGCGACGCCCGCCGCGGCTGCCGACAGCGCGATCGTGGTGTTCGACGGGGTGTGCCTGCTGTGCAGCCGCTGGGTGCGTTTCCTGTTGCGCTTCGACCGCCGCGGTCGCTACCGCTTCGCGTCGATCCAATCGGCGAGCGGCCGCGCCTTGCTGGTTCGCCACGGTCTGGATCCGGACGACCCGCTGTCGTTCCTGCTGCTGACGCCGCAACGCGCGTGGACCGATTCGGACGCGGCGATCGGCGTGATCGCCGGCCTCGGCGGCGCCTGGCGTGTGGTGGCTGTGTTGCGCCTGCTGCCGCGGCGCTGGCGCGATGCCGCGTATCGGGTGCTGGCGCGCAATCGCTATCGCTGGTTCGGCACGTCGACGCAATGTTTCCTGCCCGATCCGCAGCAGCGGTCGCGCTTTCTGGAGTGA
- a CDS encoding methyl-accepting chemotaxis protein, producing MALYALHLGRQLGPNAPALARLAPALVAAALLVAALSWAGTRRAAPSQRALQAIQALGEGRFDQRLDGAGDAADAALLRALQAAQARLAARQAETEAELRRGRFVIQALDDLDTMVRIADDDGRVHFANRKLLQMLRMIEPDVQSFRPEFSAEQFVGGSIGDIYPDSQAAIDRMRALTGSKRVRAPFFGRQIDFVYSPITGADGVRLGTIAQWEEVTAQVNAEQALTAVIEAAAHGDFSRRLDTASMDGVLKSLAEGVNRISDSVENNLAALASALAALAEGDLTHRVDGDAQGVFARLREDTNRTVAKLTEIIVGIQGAVEAIRRAAMEIAAGNTDLSDRTEQQAASLEEAASSMEELTSAVKQNADNAQQANGLVHSTGEIAQSGGKVMDEVVATMSAISTSSRRIGEIISVIDGIAFQTNILALNAAVEAARAGEQGRGFAVVASEVRSLAQRSADAAKEIKHLIEDSTSKVTQGSGLVNRAGATMHEIVGSVQRVTGLIGEISAASAEQSSGIEQVNRTVMQLDEVTQRNAALVEEATAAARSMEEQAGGLATAVAVFRIEAHRAQPSGGKVTALVRSAR from the coding sequence ATGGCGCTGTACGCGCTGCACCTCGGGCGCCAGCTCGGGCCGAACGCTCCGGCGCTGGCGCGCCTGGCGCCGGCCCTGGTGGCCGCGGCGCTGCTGGTGGCGGCGCTGTCCTGGGCCGGCACGCGGCGCGCGGCGCCGTCGCAGCGCGCGCTGCAGGCAATCCAGGCGCTGGGCGAAGGCCGCTTCGACCAACGCCTCGATGGCGCCGGCGACGCCGCCGACGCCGCGCTGCTGCGCGCGCTGCAGGCGGCGCAGGCGCGGCTGGCCGCACGCCAGGCCGAGACCGAGGCCGAACTGCGCCGCGGCCGCTTCGTGATCCAGGCGCTGGACGATCTGGACACCATGGTCCGCATCGCCGACGACGACGGCCGCGTGCACTTCGCTAACCGCAAGCTGCTGCAGATGCTGCGCATGATCGAGCCCGACGTGCAGAGCTTCCGCCCCGAATTCAGCGCCGAACAGTTCGTCGGCGGCAGCATCGGCGACATCTATCCGGACAGCCAGGCGGCGATCGACCGCATGCGCGCGCTGACCGGTTCCAAGCGCGTGCGCGCGCCGTTCTTCGGCCGCCAGATCGACTTCGTCTACAGCCCGATCACCGGCGCCGACGGCGTGCGCCTGGGCACCATCGCGCAGTGGGAAGAGGTGACCGCGCAGGTGAATGCCGAGCAGGCGCTGACCGCGGTGATCGAGGCCGCCGCGCACGGCGATTTCAGCCGCCGTTTGGATACCGCGTCGATGGACGGCGTGCTCAAGTCGCTGGCCGAAGGCGTCAACCGCATCTCCGATTCGGTGGAGAACAACCTGGCGGCGCTGGCCAGCGCGCTGGCCGCGCTGGCCGAAGGCGATCTCACCCATCGCGTCGACGGCGACGCGCAGGGCGTGTTCGCGCGGCTGCGCGAGGACACCAACCGCACCGTGGCCAAGCTGACCGAGATCATCGTCGGCATCCAGGGCGCGGTCGAGGCGATCCGCCGCGCGGCGATGGAAATCGCCGCCGGCAACACCGACCTGTCCGACCGCACCGAGCAGCAGGCGGCCAGCCTGGAGGAAGCGGCCAGTTCGATGGAGGAACTGACCTCGGCAGTGAAGCAGAACGCCGACAATGCGCAGCAGGCCAACGGCCTGGTGCACAGCACCGGCGAGATCGCGCAGTCCGGCGGCAAGGTGATGGACGAGGTGGTCGCCACGATGAGCGCGATCAGCACCTCGTCGCGGCGCATCGGCGAGATCATCAGCGTCATCGACGGGATCGCGTTCCAGACCAACATCCTCGCGCTCAACGCCGCGGTCGAAGCCGCGCGCGCCGGCGAGCAGGGCCGCGGCTTCGCCGTGGTCGCCTCGGAAGTGCGCTCGCTGGCGCAGCGCTCGGCGGACGCAGCCAAGGAGATCAAGCACCTGATCGAGGACTCCACGAGCAAGGTGACGCAGGGCTCGGGCCTGGTGAACCGCGCCGGCGCCACCATGCACGAGATCGTCGGCTCGGTGCAGCGCGTGACCGGACTCATCGGCGAGATCAGCGCCGCCAGCGCCGAGCAATCCAGCGGCATCGAGCAGGTCAACCGCACGGTGATGCAGCTGGACGAAGTGACCCAGCGCAACGCCGCGCTGGTGGAAGAAGCCACCGCCGCCGCGCGCAGCATGGAAGAACAGGCCGGCGGCCTGGCCACCGCGGTGGCGGTGTTCCGGATCGAAGCCCATCGCGCGCAGCCGAGCGGCGGCAAGGTCACCGCGCTGGTGCGCAGCGCCCGCTGA